The window ACCACCAGTTTATCCTCTTCCGAGAGTTCCTCGATGCCGAGAATGGCGATGATGTCCTGAAGTTCCTTATAGCGCTGCAGAATGGCTTTCACCCGCTGAGCCGTCCGGTAATGTTCCTCGCCGACGACGCGCGGATCGAGAATGCGCGAGGTCGAAGCCAGCGGATCAACGGCCGGATAAATGCCCAGCTCGAAAATCTGCCGGGACAAAACGGTAGCCGCATCCAGGTGAGCGAACGTCGTCGCCGGTGCCGGATCGGTGATGTCATCCGCCGGAACGTAGATCGCCTGCACCGAGGTAATGGATCCCTTCTTGGTTGAAGTGATGCGTTCCTGAAGTTCGCCGAGTTCGGTCGCCAGGTTCGGTTGATATCCAACAGCCGAAGGCATTCGCCCCAGCAATGCCGATACTTCTGAACCCGCCTGAGTGAAGCGGAAGATGTTGTCAATGAAGAGGAGCAGGTCCTGCCCTTCTTCATCGCGGAAGTATTCGGCCACCGACAGAGCCGACAACGCAATGCGGAGTCGGGCGCCGGGGGGCTCGGTCATCTGACCGTAGACGAGCACGGCCTTGGAAAGGACGCCCGATTCTTTCATCTCCAGCCAGAGGTCATTCCCCTCGCGGGTGCGCTCGCCCGCTCCACAGAAAACGGAGAATCCGCCGTGATGCATGGCCACGTTGTGGATGAGTTCCATGATCAGAACGGTTTTGCCCACACCGGCTCCGCCGAAGAAGCCGATCTTTCCCCCGCGCAAGAACGGCTGGATGAGATCAATGACCTTGATGCCGGTCTCGAACATTTGCAATTCGGTGGATTGCTCCTCGAAGCTCGGAGCCGGACGGTGGATGGGGTAATACGTGTCGGTCTTGATGGGCTCTCCCTTATCCACCGGCTCGCCCACCACATTGAGGACGCGTCCGAGCGTCGCCCGTCCCACCGGCATCATGATCGGTTTGCCCGTGTCGTAGGCTTTCATCCCTCGCACGAGTCCCTCGGTCGGTTTCATCGAGACGCACCGCACGCGACCTTCGCCCAGGTGCTGTTCGACCTCCACGATGATGTCAATGGGTTGGGGAACATCGAATCCCTCACTCGTGATACGCAAGGCGTTGTATATGGGCGGAAGGTGATCCTCGAACTCGACATCCACCACCGTGCCGATCACCTGAACGACTTTCCCGACTTTCATCTCCCTCTCTCCTGCGATCAAGGTCTTGCCGAAAAGGGCGTAAGTATAGCATAGCCTCCGTTAGGGGCAAAATTACCAGGATCCCTCGTGACGGGTCGAAAAGTTTTATGGTCCGGGAGGGCGAAGGGCGTCTCCCTCTCCGGAGATGCGGGACGAAAATGTCCGTCAACCCGGCGAGACGATTCCCCGGCGATGACAGCCTTGACCATCATCTTCCCGGAACCTACAATCGTTTTCGTCTTGCCGATCTCAACAGCACGGAGGAAGGTCAATGGCGTATCGTCCGATACTCTCCC is drawn from Blastocatellia bacterium and contains these coding sequences:
- the atpD gene encoding F0F1 ATP synthase subunit beta, with the translated sequence MKVGKVVQVIGTVVDVEFEDHLPPIYNALRITSEGFDVPQPIDIIVEVEQHLGEGRVRCVSMKPTEGLVRGMKAYDTGKPIMMPVGRATLGRVLNVVGEPVDKGEPIKTDTYYPIHRPAPSFEEQSTELQMFETGIKVIDLIQPFLRGGKIGFFGGAGVGKTVLIMELIHNVAMHHGGFSVFCGAGERTREGNDLWLEMKESGVLSKAVLVYGQMTEPPGARLRIALSALSVAEYFRDEEGQDLLLFIDNIFRFTQAGSEVSALLGRMPSAVGYQPNLATELGELQERITSTKKGSITSVQAIYVPADDITDPAPATTFAHLDAATVLSRQIFELGIYPAVDPLASTSRILDPRVVGEEHYRTAQRVKAILQRYKELQDIIAILGIEELSEEDKLVVARARKIQRFLSQPFFVAEQFTGLKGRYVKTEDTVRGFKEIVDGLHDDLPEQA